The Lolium rigidum isolate FL_2022 chromosome 2, APGP_CSIRO_Lrig_0.1, whole genome shotgun sequence genomic interval CAATTCTATCAAAAGTGCCGGTAATAGTTTTTGGAGGCACAAAAAAAAGTGTTGTATTTGGTTCAGTCGACATAGCTCTTTGCGGGCACTTTCAGAAAAATGTCATCACTTGTTTTTTCAGGCACATTCAAAAATGCCGCTAATTAGTATTGCCGGCATTTTTGAAAGGTGCCACGTAATCTTTTTTGCTAGCACTTTTAAAAGATCCCACTGGCACTTTTAAGAAATGCCACGAAATCTTTTTGCTGGCACTTTTGGAAGATGCCAGGAATTTGTTTTGCCAGCACTTCTAAAACCGCCTTTAATTCTTTTTTCGGTACTTTTAATATTGCCTTTAATTTTTTTGCCGCCACTTTAATTAGATGCCTGCCATAACAATTTGAGGCAGTTTTATGTAGTGTCTATTTTCAAATAGACACAAAATAAATGCCTCAGATTTCATTTATAGGCACAATTTAGGACCGCCTCCTTTCAATTCCGAGGCTGTATTTAGGACTGAACTGTAATTCCAGTGCATGCAATTCCAGCACCTATATAACAATCAAGCATTTACAGAACTGAACTGTAACTAATTACTATCCCAACAATCACATTCAGAATCCAGTGCCAACTCACACAATCCCAGCAAGCTAACTTACAGAACTTAACAACATTGTAGCTCAACATAAGCTTCCTCTTGCTCAACGTTTCTTCGTATACTCTTGATTTCTGCATTAAGGCACAATTAATAGATTAAGCTACATGCATAAAGAAAGTAGCAGGCTTATACTCCTTATATGTTACTGCATATATTTATGCAAAAGTATCAATAGACATCAGGTTTGTATCTGATTAAGATTCCAGGGATGATATAAATTTCGGTAGATTTCAAGAATATTAACAGTCCGATGAAGGGAAGGCACTCACATCAGCAACACTGATTTCATCCGTTCTGGAGACATAATCTTCCAAATCAACCTCGTCACTCAAGTTCATTTTAGAAGTACAGACCTAAACATAAAAAAGGACAGTCGGTtaccagaagaaaaaaaaagcacaGAAAGTATCATACAACTAAGTCTTTCAATAGTTAAATCATGTACATAAAAGATTTGTCTTTGAGCCAATTTACTGATCTTACTATAATGAGCACAAGTAACAACCCTAAACACACACATCAACTAGACTGTCATTATAATTGAAGGAAAATTGAGAGGCAGTAATCCCACATGAACCGATTGAAAAGTTTGTGATTGGGTAGTGTGAGGAGAGTACGAGAAGAGCAATATTTTTTAAATACTTcaatatttttcgataaagaaataCTTCAATATTGGACATTTATAATCTTCAAAAGAGGAATGAACTCATATGCAACTAGTACTCAGTACAACACGGAATATATGTAGGAAATAAGAAACCAAGGAGGGACCAAATTAAGGAAGATGGTTGTACTTCCTTGCAACACCATGTCAATATTCTGCATCTTCCTAAGTCTTGACAGCAATAACCAATAATACATGCAATCAGAAGCCAGACCTAACATGGCTCATGCGATGGTTACTCAGAGGGAAGCCATTTATGTTACTGCAGGCCTGGGGCACTCAGTACCCCTTCTTTTCAGCTTCTAGAGCAGCTTTACGGTCCACCACAGCACAAGCCcaaaagaagggtctagctcCTGTGCAACTTATTTCAACGGCGAAGCCCAAATTACACGTAAACTCAGAATCGGCCGAAGACCTCGTTCTGGACAGATTCCCGAGCTTCTCCCATATGAACCCACATGAACCGATTGAAAAGTTTGTGATTGGGTAGTGTGAGAAGAGTACGAGAAGAGCAATATTTGTTAAATACTTCAATATTGGACatttatctatacctaataataaaggagctaaggtttctgccagatttttcgtccaacttttttaaAGACgaatttgccctcccaccaaacccCATAATACTGCACATTTGCCATTGTACCGGTTCGTTTGTGTTGTCCTCCCATCCCGGAAAGATAAGCCCGCCGAACAGAACCGTGCGTCCCTACCACATCGATCCTCCACGGCCCGAGCAGAGCCATGGTCGGGGCGAACTCGATCCAGCCATCGCAGTCGGCCGTGGTGCCGAATtcggcgctcgccgccgccgttccACTTCAGCTTGCCGGATACGGGACCATGCCCGAGCAGAGCCATGGTCGGGGCGAACTCGATCCAGCCATCGCAGTCGGCCGTGGTGCCGAATTCGGCGCCCGTCGCCGCCGTTCCACTTCAGTTTGCCGGATACGGGACCATGGCGGCGTCGCCGCACCGGGTAATTGGAAGGGCAGAGGGATGCCGCATTCAGGATATGGAGATGGGCGGCGGATGGAGCAGACGCCGATGCAGAGGGAGCTTACGCCTCGGCTAGGGAGTGGAGGAGCAGAGGGGTGCTGCGCCGCATCCAAGGAGGGAAGGTGGCTCGTGGACGAAGATGGGAGGCTCGCGGACGAGGAGTAACTTCCGATTTTGACCTTCTGGAGATCGTAGTCGAAGAGCCTCTATCGATTTCAAGCGCTACACCGGCCGATTGCCCGCTTCCAGGCCAGTCCGCCTCCGAGGAGTCAGGCAAACGCTTGCTGGTCGATCTCAGAATATCAGATCGTGGACTCATTCCCCTAACTGCCGAACTGGCTCCTGGAATTCAGTCGACCCTTCAAGTCGTACAGCTCAGACTCTTTCTTCAAAATTAAGCTCCTGAGTGAGAATAAATACTCCTGGAGTATTAACAAGTGGGGGAGGACGTTTGGGTAGAGGAGTACAATCTCCAATTCTTCTTCCATAGTTCCATTCCACGGTGAAGACAAAAATTCAGACTTCGAATCATGCATGTTCAGTAGCAGTTAGACAAagaagaaaaataccatgtactaCTTATTGGAAGCTAAATTAATTATACTCACTTCTTGGAAAAATTCAATCGTACTAAGGCTATATCGTCCACATATATTGATCTCTTGCAGCTGTATTCCAAAAGAATTCAACTTTGAGGCCCTTTTTTCAAACTGAGTTTTGGAAATAGTTGAAACCCTACGAAAAATCAAATGAATTTGGACGAGTAATAATCTAGGTTTGTTAAACAAGATCCACTTTTGTAGATGCAAGCTCTAaaaacaagatttttttttgtccAAGTTTGCGAAAGTAGATTAAAGAAGGCAATGTTTCTAGCGTTAGACTTAATTAGGTTACATTGTTACAAGATGCTTTGATCAAAATATACATAATAAGAGGCTTCAATGACACATATGGATCACGTGGGTGAAGATGATTTTCTATTTTCTAAAATTGCTAAGAAAAAGGGTTTCCGTCGTCCGTTATTTTACTTTCTGATTTACTCCTAAGAGTTTCTAAATATCATGATGCCTGTCACCGCCAAAGTAAAAATAGATGGGTTGTTTTGTTTCTTCACGTGAGAGGGAGAGTACGGTTCAAAAATGTGAGGCGTCAAGATTGTTGCTTTTGGGTCATTCCCTAATAGAAATGTTAAAATGGATGGTTTGCTCAAGCTTTAGCATTTATTTCTCCCGAAGCAACGCACGGGCTCTTCAGCTAGTAATCTTCAAAAGAGGAATGAACTCATATGCAACTAGTACTCAGTACAACACGGAATAACCAGAGCTGCCCCTATCATTGATCTTAATTACAGAACTTTGCCACCGCAGACAAAATAATTGGAGATGAAAAAAAGGCAACCTCTCAGCCACGCGCTCGCCCGCATCGCATCTGGACTTCTGGCTCGCCGCCCCACCGCCGCGACCACCCGCCCCCGACCGACCGCCGTCCCCGGATTGCCTCTCCGCCGCCGACAACCGACCGCCACCCCCGGGCCGCCTCTCCGCCACCGCCGACCGATCACCGGCTCACCACTCCGCCGCTGCTGACCGACGTCCGCCACCACGGCTCGCCGCTCGCCCGCTCCGCCAAGGAACGCCGCTGCCGACCCCGGCTCGCCGCTCCGCTGTCGACCCCGCCAAGGACCGCCGCCGACAGCCGTTGACCTCGAGCTCCCGTTTCCCtctgcctcctcctctggccatGGTCGTCCATCCACGTACAGCCTGCCAAGAACTAGCAGAATGGTACCAACGCTTCTTGATTCGCTACATTACCCaattgtggattcagatttttcaACAACATGGAGCTGCATGCCCGATGACTCTCACACCAGCACAAGGTATCTTCCTACCAAAAGCTAGGCGGAGAGGATTTTTCAATATCTTTCCATCATTGGTATTGTGGTAGCTTTCACATGGAAGTGTTAGATCACATATAACATTTTAGGGTCATTATAGATTTTTTACAACTCAACACATCGACAAGCTAAGTTTTTACAAGACAAAAAGAATAGAAGGGATAGGCTTCTTTAAGCTTCTTCCCACCATAGATTTTCCCCACCATTTTCCAAACGCGAGCTTCTCTAGAAGCAGGAGCCCAAAAGAAGGGGGCCTCAATCGGCTCATATCATGTGGCGCTCAATCACCTAATCATTATTCAGGACAGGAGGGGTAGCAGCAGTGACTACTTTGACTAGTTCCTAACAAACAGATCAAAAGAGATTGCTCTAGTTGGTAAGGGACACTGCAGATTTCTTATGCAGCTCCAGTTTGGATTGCTCTAGTTGGGTTCATTTGAAGCCCAGGCTATGCATGCACGCTGTTACTAGTAGCTAGGAAGTAGTTGCTCAAGAAACTAAAGCTAGGAGATCATGCAAGGACTAAGTTTAACAAATGGAACAACATTATGTAAGAAGGTGTGCCTTAACATACCTAAGATGGACTACTTGAGTTAATGGATGCTGGGAATAGCAGCTTTGAGGTGAGCACGAGAGCTTGACCTGATTCGGTCCCATCCGAGCTTGGGCAACTGCACCACCGCACAGACCCGGAATACTGATCCAGGGGAGATGTGGTGTCGTCCTCCTTCTGCTCCAGTTAACTGCAACATTGCAATACAAGCGATCCAGTTCATTTGCTAGACAAGTACACAAGCTATACAAGTGATATCGAGTGTGGTGGTACCTCAGATGCCAAGATCAGCCCCTTTTCCTTCTAAAGTTTACAATGTTCCCTCAGGCTCAGATTCACTAGGTTTAACTTGGTCAAATGTCATGCAAATTTGCAGGAAGTTTGCAGCAATGGAGTTCCATCAGCATCAATGAGTTTCATGAAAACAATCCATAATTTCAATAGAATGGGTACTCCTGCAATTAGAGGGATTTTTCAGACAATGCACATGTTAGATAATACTCCAATTTACCGGGCTTAATTAATTTTCCCTGGATACCAACACTTTTTTTACAGGACTGGATACCAACACTATTACAATTAAGATGTTCAGAAGCTGAGGTATTCCTATTTTTCTGCAACTGAGTCGGGTACATAAGCCATGACAAGAATTACAAAGTGAAGAATGAATAGGGTGCACATAACTCATTAACTATGTGTAGAAGATTATGTTATTAATTTATTACTAACTTGCAATTAATTAGTATACTTTCCTCAACAAAAAAAGTGAATTTATATAGCACATACCTCGCCGCGATACCAAGGGAGGCCCTCGTGACTATGGTGGTGAAGGTACATCACCAAATAAAGATACATCACAAACACCTGTTTTAAATGAACATCAGATGATGCCACATTCACTTAGTTGCTCAGTCCAAGTGACTTAAAGCAAGCACTACTGACAAAACAGTTAACAGATGCAGATCCTGCATGGTTGCTTACAGTATATGGGACACCATACAGTTTGAGCACCGGCATCGGTCCGAACACACACACCACTGCGATGAGGAGCGCAATCACCGTGAACCAGCAAGTGTTCTCCCGCTACTCTGGTGCTGTAGTGTCCTCCCGCTACTCTGGTGCTGTAGGAGCCGTCCTACCATCCTCCCTGCAATCCTCTTGCTTCTCCAAGCCACCGGGAAGAAGACCCAGCACTGATGCAACCGTCGAGCACCGCCGCTGCAGATCTGGCCTCTCCAAATCGAGCGCCTCCAGCACGGGCAGGTCCCTCCCCGCCGCAACGCATCTGAGAAGTTCTGCTAAATGGGGAACTGATTAGTGAATCTCAACTTGTAATGTTACTTAATCAAAACTAAAACCCATTAACAATGAACTCCAGAAAAACATTCAAATTAATTCATTTTAGATTTTGTCAACAGAAAAAAGAGCTATGCAAGTGGCGTCAAATTATCAACCCCTAACTCCCAGCATGTTTAGGTTGCCTAGGAGGTCTAAGAGCCTTTGCATAACAGTACAATGGCTGAAGAGCCTAGCTTGGTCAAGTTTCAGTGATAATAAATCAAGGACTGTGATCTACTGGTCAAACATGAGCAATGCAACGAGCACAAAAATGGCACAGAATGAACAAGTACAGAAAGCTAAAGATCAACAAAGTAACCAAACGTGCTGCATTGTTCATCTAGGACAGTACAGATTAAGGACCAACAGACCGAGGTAGCAGAAAGTTCTAAAATCATCAGAGAAGTTAAATGGTAAACCATGAATGAAGTAGAACTCAGAAGACCTACTAAATTAATCCTATGCAATCATAGAAATTAAGGAGCAGAACTAGTCAAACAGGTACCCAGTCACGCATCGATCTTGAGCTAGAACAAGACAAAACTTATTCAAATCGGTGTAGCTAGACCACAAGTCAGGCATCATGAAACTAGACATCTGTTATTCAGAATTTTCATACATCAGCATCAAATAATTTCAGAAATTGGCAGTACCTGACTATCATGATCTAGGAAAGCCCCGCGACGTGCACCAAACCCAAGTATATACCGCCCCAAGCGGAGGCAGATGCAGCAGTACTGGATGCGGAGCAGGAGGATCCCTAGCGACGCAGTCTCCTGCAGTAgaagtagaggatggtgtggcggCGCCAGTAGCTGCGGTCCACACCCTAGATCCCTCCAAATCGAGGCGGCGCCACTTGCTCTACTCATACCGGCGACACATCGGTTCGTGGCAGAAGCAACACAACCACTAGCGTTGTTCCTCCGATCGCGTTGCATCTTCCCGTCCCCGACGTTGCTCCTCCAAGGAGGCGGTGTCAGCTGACAATGTCCGACAGGGCGGTGCCGGGGTGTTGCCTCTCTTCTCACAACAGCAGCGATATTTAGGTCAAAAGCAGCATTTGCCCAAACACCAAGCGTGTGAGGATGGCAGGGAGCCTCCAATGTACTGTGAAGCAACCGAATGCACCATGACGCGGAGCAACATCCTCACCCTCGTCGGCCTCGCGCCACCTCGTCGGGGATTAGCCAGCGGAGCGCCAGCCAAGCCCCGCCTCCTAGCAGTCCGCGGCCCACCGCCATGGCCTCGAGCTCGCAAGCACGTGATGGTGCGGTGAAGCCGTGCGCCTCTAGGGAGAGCGTCGTGGGAGAGCGCAGACGAAGGGAACGCACCGTGGTATTCGACGAGGAGGGACAGCCGGAGGCGCACGCGCGGGAGCCTGAGGCCCACCGCTAGGGTTTCACGGGCGCGGACGCGTGCGCGTGGGTGATGGAgatcgccgcggcggcggcgaaccGATGTAGGAGATGGCGACCTTGTGGTTCCGGCTAGCAGCGGCTGATTCGGCCGGCGGCTATTATTGTGATGCCGCTGTTACGATTGTACGGCGATTCTCAAAATGCACATTTAGCAGTATAAACTTGGAGAAAATCAAAAATTGTACGGCGATTCTCAAAATGCCTGTAATCGCGGCAACATTGTCGGCGCTTTCCTAAAATGCCTGAAAAAACAAGCATTAGCGGCATTATACCAAAACGCGGCCCTCAAACTGCCGGCAATCAGGGTACGTGAGGTAGTGTCCTGTTGTAGGAGATGGGAGGACATGTACATTGGTGCTGATTTTTCCTCTCGTCCACAGGAAACAAGCTCAAAAGAAAGTCCTCAGCATTcaggaaatagaaataaaaaaatgaataCTTAGTTCACATAAAATTAAGCTAGAGCTCAGGTTCAAACCGTTAGCTACATAGATTACATCGTGATTTGTAGGTGCATGACAGTTGTGCATAGTTCGGAACTAAAGATTTTCTTAGTTGGACATGTGCTGGAACTGAGCTTATTCAAGGAGAACATGAgtttcttttttaagaatacaTCCTAGAAGTCGTATCAATTATATAGAAGAAAGGCCAAGCGGCCGAAACAATGCCAAGAAGGCTACGACTCCACACGTGACTTTGTTTCAACTGGAGATAAAAAAAACTAGCAACATCCCCACTTCTTGGCAACAATGCCTTCGTCCTGGTGTGATCTTCAAATGCACTTCGCTTGATCAGACAAAAGGAAGAGAAAACATGGTATCATACACTGAGAATGGAGGATTAGACTGTGTCCAAGTGGCCAAGTCccagtggctatgttatggtgttGTGTACTTGCTCTATTGTTGGGCTTCTGTTCCTAGTCTTCAGTCTATGCAGGCTCATATACATACCACTGTCTTGTctctgccaaaaaaaaaaaatttgctctATTTCATAGTTTTCACAAGGTCCTTGATCATCTAAACTTGGATATTGGAATTCTTCATATCATCAATGGAACAGAAGTAGCCACCGGGACGAGACGATATTACAGCATGAGAACTGAAGGAAAATAAGCGCAGTTCGGCCCAACAGAAGAAAACTTGCTCTTTCTGGAGAGGAGAGATTTGCATTGCAGCAACCTTTGGTTGTTCACAACAATGGCGTGACCGGGTGTTTATATATGGTATTCACAGGGCTTGATTTATTTTGACAACCTAGAGGTCGTTAGAGTAtgacagagtaagcaagataatcaTTGCACACAAACGTTGTTGTCCGAATTCAAACTCTATTTCTGGAAGAGAGAGGGGGAAACTATGGCAGGTAACATTTGTGTGCAATGATTAGTACTCCTATTTAAATTTGATGAATAGTTTGTAGATCctttattttatatatttttgttaACAGTGAAAAAGCACAATTATATGATAATGATTTATAAAAAATCTAATCGCTATTGATTTAGTAGACTATTTGTAGCAGCCCCATTGGATACTTTTTGCCAGCCAAATGAGCCATAGGTGCTATCTATAGAAAAAATCCAACTTTAGGGGCAACCTCCTGCCTTAACGGCAACATTCTCTCGTAACAAGAAAAATTAAGAATAGTCTTCATCCAGGAATTCCCAACAGACACTATCGTCACCACGCAAAAAATCAACAATATACCCACAAGTTCAAGAATGCCACAAGTTCTCGCGTACGTTGTTACTACATAGCATTTGAACGCCTATAAATACGTAGTGCATATGCAGTGGCAAGACTCACACACTCACTGGCATCGGTAAGCGCTAAGCACATTGTGAAGCAACAGAAGAAAGGTTCTTTGCAATGGATCGTCGTGCTAGCTTCGCTGCCCCGAGCATCCGCGTCAGGATTCCTGACCAGCTGCCGACTCTGTTCGAGCCGCAGAAGGACACGCCGCACGTGCGCACCCGCTCCGACACCGGCGAAGAAGTGCCGTCTCCGGAGCGCCGCCTCACCGTGCTGGCCCTCCAGCTCGCCGTCCTCGAGAAAGCCGCGAGCCGTCTCGGCACGCTGGCCTTCGTCTGGGCCAcggtcgtcctcctcgccggGTTCGCCATCACGCTGGGCCGGACTGACTTCTGGTGCATCACGGGCCTCCTCCTAATCGAGGGCACCCGCATCCTTGGCCGTAGCCACGAGCTGGAGTGGCAGCACCAGGCCACTTGGCGCCGCCACCGACCCGTGTCCTGCGCTATTGTGCGCGCCTTCTCCTGGATGCAGCTCGTCTCCGCCTCGGCGTGTGTGTCCCTCTCCCTCATCCGCCTCCTCCACCAGCACTATGGCGGTAGCGAGGAGGCCCGCACCAACCGGGGCGCCGCGCTGAACATCTTCTACGGCCTCGCCCTCGCTGAGGCACTCCTGTTCCTCGCCGAGAAGGCGCTGTGGCAGTGGAAGATGGGCCACCGACGCCTTCTCGAGCGCGTCGCTGAGGACTACAACCTTGCTAACGCCTGCGGCGGCGAGGTCACCGTCCGCCGCTTCTTCTATGACTCCTACTCATGCTGCCTCAACGGTAGCATTTTCGACGGCCTTCACATGGACCTCGTCTCCTACGCCGACGACCTCGTCACCGCTGGCTCCCACGACGAGCAGAGCCTTGGCGTCGGCATCCTCGTCTCTCTCGCCGAGTCTGACCGCTTCGCCGACGCCGCGCTCCGTAAGATAGGCGTTTCCGCCCCCACCATCGAGAGGCTCATCGAGATGCTCAGCTGGAAGGACTCGGCGGAGAGGGAGGTCCGGCGATCGGCCGCAGTTGTGGTGTCCATGCTCACAGGAAGGAAGCACGTCGCCCTCCGCATCATCGGCATCCCCGGTGCTATAGAGTCCGTCGCCTCGCTTCTCTACGCTGACCTCGACGAGCTCAACATCCTCGGCCTCTCCATTCTCAACAAGCTGGCTCAAGATCACGATAACTGCGACAAGATCGGCAACACGCGTGGCCTCCTCGACAAGATCATCTCCTACTCAAGCATCGACCATGGGCGCCTGGCCACGACGACGCCGAGGGACATGaggctcaaggcggtgaagcagtCGCTCTGCGTAGTGAAGAGGCTGGCAGGAACGACGGGAAACACCGGGAAGCTGCTCC includes:
- the LOC124690296 gene encoding uncharacterized protein LOC124690296 — translated: MDRRASFAAPSIRVRIPDQLPTLFEPQKDTPHVRTRSDTGEEVPSPERRLTVLALQLAVLEKAASRLGTLAFVWATVVLLAGFAITLGRTDFWCITGLLLIEGTRILGRSHELEWQHQATWRRHRPVSCAIVRAFSWMQLVSASACVSLSLIRLLHQHYGGSEEARTNRGAALNIFYGLALAEALLFLAEKALWQWKMGHRRLLERVAEDYNLANACGGEVTVRRFFYDSYSCCLNGSIFDGLHMDLVSYADDLVTAGSHDEQSLGVGILVSLAESDRFADAALRKIGVSAPTIERLIEMLSWKDSAEREVRRSAAVVVSMLTGRKHVALRIIGIPGAIESVASLLYADLDELNILGLSILNKLAQDHDNCDKIGNTRGLLDKIISYSSIDHGRLATTTPRDMRLKAVKQSLCVVKRLAGTTGNTGKLLRRELTDIVFTVSNVREVLQHHDKKVQSELHQLAIEILTSLAMDEEAREVIGGTGSVVRVLVSMFLSPVATTEFQQADAVRVEAGEALAMLALESKNNCGAIIIALGGGVGRLIAALNDPIVIVGAARILHNLCSYAGDEWQLKLRGVTAGAAKVLRTIMVEKEKVLNIFLGLAAQMLQFMEPRELKASLATARVVDTVLAGTLVQVLRQYSRPSMDVPRIRRYTIELAVAMMRSDARYVALFVELGMEGELRRVAETTSQLECFNVFSGSVGLSRHTMNVCSLVTSALELMKKD